A DNA window from Elusimicrobiales bacterium contains the following coding sequences:
- a CDS encoding ATP-binding protein, translated as MTETGAPDIKSECFELAKAIGRTMGQMALYGAAHPSVEEGAAQAHKLALSLAEQSKGEFVLAADADHVTANGKIVFGRDKLPSALSGTFERLHLSSITFRASATKDEVRRLCEIALIRQDRIKDFSAAGFLKEKNISGITLNATVYARIREGQKVVDSTLRAGGRPQPPGGGSGSGGGGGSGMGSGSGEGNGSGGAGTGAGGGGGASPAYASLQKTMSGGSLEDSLSAMVRELPLNDDERKRIMEVVLVQLKQELGLRVKSATEMLSKEKTRAQNASARTDTMLATGSEGMVIVDAGGKILMMNAAAEDIFGRKFSEVSGKSITEISRREQMITLSGSIATPDDKPIAPEMNVHGVEDTMRIMRQSSAIIRNDAGDIVGSTVIPPDMAKLREYDRLQKEFVANVTHELRSPLTSITAALGILNTNLNELSGENKSFLDTAMRNAQRLNSLIGDILDFSKLQSGKLSVHPEPCDAALIAVEAADAMRAWAQAKGVRLGVNAPPTLQLHAMADKARSVQALMNLISNAIKFTPAGGEITVSAQPQTRGNANYAAFSVKDTGPGIPKSDQQRIFERFVQIASGERMGGTGLGLPITKALVVMQRGSIELDSDAGRGATFTMLLPVSAAPRETPADSEAVPARKKKWWRRLLGE; from the coding sequence ATGACAGAAACAGGCGCACCGGATATTAAAAGCGAATGTTTTGAACTGGCCAAGGCGATAGGCAGGACAATGGGCCAGATGGCGCTTTACGGCGCCGCCCACCCGTCGGTGGAGGAGGGGGCGGCGCAGGCGCACAAGCTGGCGCTGTCCCTGGCGGAGCAGAGCAAGGGCGAGTTCGTCCTCGCCGCCGACGCCGACCATGTTACCGCAAACGGCAAAATAGTTTTCGGCAGGGATAAACTGCCCTCCGCGCTTTCCGGCACGTTTGAACGGCTGCATCTGTCCAGCATCACATTCCGCGCCTCCGCCACCAAAGACGAGGTGCGCCGGCTTTGCGAGATTGCGCTTATCCGGCAGGACAGGATAAAGGATTTTTCCGCCGCCGGATTTCTGAAAGAGAAGAATATTTCCGGCATAACGCTTAACGCCACCGTGTATGCGCGCATAAGGGAAGGCCAGAAAGTGGTGGATTCCACTCTGCGCGCGGGCGGACGCCCCCAGCCGCCGGGCGGCGGTTCGGGTTCGGGAGGTGGCGGCGGCTCCGGCATGGGCAGCGGTTCGGGCGAAGGCAACGGTTCCGGCGGCGCGGGAACCGGCGCGGGCGGGGGCGGAGGGGCAAGCCCGGCTTACGCCTCGCTTCAGAAAACGATGTCCGGCGGCTCGCTGGAGGACAGCCTGTCCGCCATGGTGCGCGAACTGCCGCTGAACGACGACGAGCGCAAACGGATTATGGAGGTGGTGCTGGTCCAGCTCAAGCAGGAGCTGGGGTTGCGCGTCAAGTCCGCCACCGAAATGCTCTCCAAGGAAAAAACCCGCGCCCAGAACGCCAGCGCGCGCACCGACACCATGCTGGCCACCGGCTCGGAGGGCATGGTCATCGTCGATGCCGGCGGCAAAATACTGATGATGAATGCCGCGGCGGAGGATATATTCGGCAGGAAGTTTTCCGAAGTGTCAGGCAAGTCCATAACCGAAATCAGCCGCCGGGAGCAGATGATAACCCTCTCCGGCAGCATCGCCACCCCCGACGACAAGCCCATTGCCCCTGAAATGAACGTGCACGGCGTGGAAGACACCATGCGCATAATGCGCCAGAGTTCCGCCATAATCCGCAACGACGCGGGGGACATAGTGGGCTCCACCGTCATCCCGCCGGATATGGCCAAACTGCGCGAATACGACAGGCTGCAGAAGGAATTCGTGGCAAATGTGACGCACGAGTTGCGCTCGCCGCTGACTTCCATAACGGCGGCCCTGGGGATACTAAACACCAATCTGAACGAGCTGTCCGGGGAGAATAAATCTTTTCTTGACACCGCCATGCGCAACGCGCAGCGGCTGAATTCGCTGATAGGCGACATACTGGATTTTTCCAAGCTGCAGTCCGGCAAGCTCTCGGTGCATCCCGAACCGTGCGACGCCGCGCTAATAGCCGTGGAGGCGGCGGACGCCATGCGCGCCTGGGCTCAGGCCAAGGGCGTCAGGCTCGGGGTGAACGCGCCGCCAACGTTACAGCTTCACGCGATGGCGGACAAGGCGCGCTCGGTGCAGGCGCTGATGAACCTTATTTCCAACGCTATAAAATTCACCCCCGCCGGCGGGGAAATAACGGTGTCGGCGCAGCCTCAGACCAGGGGCAACGCCAATTACGCGGCATTTTCCGTGAAAGACACCGGCCCCGGCATCCCCAAATCGGACCAGCAGAGGATATTTGAACGTTTCGTCCAGATAGCCTCCGGCGAGAGGATGGGCGGCACCGGCCTGGGACTGCCGATTACCAAGGCTTTGGTGGTGATGCAACGCGGCAGCATAGAACTGGACAGCGACGCCGGCAGAGGGGCGACATTCACCATGCTGCTGCCGGTCTCCGCGGCGCCGCGGGAAACTCCGGCGGATTCCGAAGCCGTCCCCGCGCGGAAAAAGAAATGGTGGAGAAGGCTGCTGGGGGAATAG
- a CDS encoding type IV pilus twitching motility protein PilT — protein sequence MAVDIAVLLKTMVQYGASDLHIRNDSKAFLRIHGDIKGIDGSEMTSAEVEALALSLMNDKSKRIYEERMASDFSVDGGKVGRFRFNVFRQRGKPCIAVRHIPLKIPTFADLNLPAATLQKMALNERGLILVTGVTGSGKTSTLAAMIDHINESCDDHIITIEDPIEFVHRDKRSIVAQREIGSDATDFLDALRSAMRQDPDVILVGEMRDLETMRAAVTAAETGHLVFATVHTMNAVQTLTRIIDLFPSHQQTQIRMQLSDTLKGILSQRLLPRCGGGRVPAMEVMIVTPHIKKLIEDNNLSGITSAIQKGAYYGMQTFNQSMVALAKSGTVTTEDVLAAASNPDDVMLALRGIEQESEQHKAC from the coding sequence ATGGCTGTGGATATTGCCGTTCTGCTTAAAACAATGGTCCAGTACGGGGCCAGCGATTTGCATATCAGAAACGACAGCAAGGCCTTCCTCCGCATTCACGGCGATATAAAGGGCATAGACGGCAGCGAAATGACCAGCGCGGAGGTGGAGGCGCTGGCCCTTTCGCTGATGAACGATAAAAGCAAGCGCATTTACGAGGAGCGCATGGCCTCCGACTTCTCGGTGGACGGGGGCAAGGTGGGGCGGTTCCGCTTCAACGTGTTCCGGCAGCGGGGCAAACCCTGCATAGCGGTACGCCACATTCCGCTTAAAATACCCACTTTCGCGGACCTGAACCTTCCTGCGGCCACGTTGCAGAAAATGGCGCTCAACGAGCGCGGGCTGATACTGGTAACGGGCGTAACCGGCTCCGGCAAGACCTCCACGCTGGCGGCGATGATAGACCACATCAACGAAAGCTGCGACGACCATATAATCACCATAGAGGACCCCATAGAATTCGTGCACAGGGACAAGCGCTCCATAGTGGCCCAGCGCGAGATAGGCAGCGACGCAACCGATTTTCTGGACGCGCTGCGCTCCGCCATGCGGCAGGACCCGGATGTCATCCTGGTGGGTGAAATGCGCGACCTGGAGACAATGCGCGCCGCCGTTACCGCGGCGGAAACGGGGCATCTGGTGTTTGCCACCGTGCATACCATGAACGCGGTGCAGACACTGACCCGCATCATAGACCTGTTCCCGTCGCATCAGCAGACGCAGATACGGATGCAGCTGTCGGATACGCTAAAGGGAATTCTGTCCCAGCGGCTGCTGCCGCGCTGCGGCGGCGGGCGGGTGCCCGCGATGGAAGTGATGATTGTAACCCCGCACATCAAGAAGCTGATAGAGGACAACAACCTGAGCGGCATAACCTCGGCGATACAAAAGGGCGCCTATTACGGGATGCAGACCTTCAACCAGTCCATGGTGGCGCTTGCCAAATCCGGCACGGTAACAACCGAGGATGTGCTGGCCGCCGCCTCCAACCCCGACGACGTCATGCTGGCCCTGCGCGGCATAGAACAGGAATCCGAGCAGCACAAGGCCTGCTGA
- a CDS encoding ATP-binding protein, with protein sequence MKSSPFSSRLMAVMFLLGTAPLVPAGGLLYYYQSRAKINILALHESLSAVAADTIWHYLRTLAGRLEFAERLELSPDARDAARVQLEQALLTNADILSIAALSKNGAPLVRASRPGLADWLTRGAQSANPVFTEAVRTGQVVFSGLDSMGGAPVCSLALPLKNGNYLYMLASMEPLWRQIQEQRIGKTGRILVTDGQGRIFRFGGDNPPIVFPVVLQKLFSAGPAARLEYVPSLDGVFVGAYRRVPETELYVATLQSRSEAFWTLRVTMLLMAGFLLLAATASYFLSRRYAAKLSEPVAALIDGASRVARKNFDTPVKSSENWGEFRGLILAFNSMMAETGRYSRLQVDKVLEEKHKMDLLISMMSDGVVLADDNCQPVFMNRIAQELLADPQFRALAVDGAEETVRHLCRREGESDQAYAVQLSGGTRWFRVTRQRFQPSRGEAMFLIALRDVTLEHELDAVKEEFFNSVAHDLRAPLLGMQGYIRLLEASVADPKGKEIIYSMKTVSSRVFRLVEDILDVARMESGTLRLKSESFDIEECVSRAVISLAPLVAEKKIELSARLLPGASGEFFGDVRMMERALVNLISNSVKYTPQGGRITVSYGMSGGIGEVRVKDSGPGIPPARMGEIFKKFHRLDETHGGYGLGLATVRKIVEMHGGQIRAGNGADGGAEFSFTIPGQPPKDAPRSAPPA encoded by the coding sequence ATGAAATCCTCCCCGTTCTCTTCGCGACTGATGGCGGTGATGTTTTTGCTGGGCACCGCTCCGCTGGTGCCGGCGGGCGGGCTGCTGTACTATTACCAGTCCCGCGCGAAGATAAACATTCTGGCCCTGCACGAAAGCCTCTCCGCCGTAGCCGCCGACACAATCTGGCATTATCTCCGCACATTGGCAGGCCGGCTGGAATTCGCAGAGAGGCTGGAGCTTTCCCCGGACGCGCGCGACGCCGCCCGCGTCCAGTTGGAACAGGCGCTGCTGACCAATGCTGATATTCTTTCCATAGCGGCGCTAAGTAAAAACGGCGCGCCGCTGGTGCGCGCCAGCAGGCCCGGCCTGGCGGACTGGCTCACACGCGGAGCGCAATCCGCCAATCCGGTATTCACGGAGGCGGTGCGCACGGGACAGGTGGTTTTCAGCGGGCTGGATTCCATGGGCGGCGCGCCGGTGTGTTCGCTGGCGCTGCCTCTTAAAAACGGCAATTACCTCTACATGCTGGCCAGCATGGAGCCGCTCTGGCGCCAAATTCAGGAACAGCGCATAGGCAAAACCGGACGCATTCTGGTAACCGACGGGCAGGGCCGCATTTTCAGATTCGGCGGCGACAATCCGCCCATAGTGTTCCCTGTGGTTCTTCAGAAACTGTTTTCCGCGGGGCCGGCGGCGCGGCTGGAATATGTGCCCTCGCTGGACGGCGTGTTTGTGGGCGCCTACAGGCGCGTGCCGGAAACCGAATTATACGTGGCCACATTGCAGTCCCGCAGCGAGGCCTTCTGGACTTTGCGCGTTACCATGCTGCTTATGGCGGGTTTTCTGCTGCTGGCGGCGACGGCGTCCTATTTCCTGTCCCGCAGATACGCGGCCAAGCTGAGCGAGCCCGTCGCCGCCCTGATAGACGGCGCCAGCCGCGTGGCAAGAAAGAATTTTGACACTCCCGTTAAAAGCTCCGAAAACTGGGGCGAGTTCAGGGGGCTGATTCTGGCCTTCAACTCCATGATGGCCGAAACCGGGCGCTACAGCCGCCTCCAGGTTGACAAGGTGCTGGAGGAAAAGCACAAGATGGACCTGCTGATTTCCATGATGAGCGACGGCGTCGTTCTCGCCGACGATAACTGCCAGCCCGTATTCATGAACCGCATCGCCCAGGAGCTGCTGGCGGACCCGCAGTTCCGCGCCCTTGCCGTGGACGGCGCGGAGGAGACGGTGCGCCACCTCTGCCGCCGCGAGGGGGAATCCGACCAGGCCTACGCAGTGCAGCTTTCCGGCGGGACGCGCTGGTTCCGCGTAACGCGCCAGCGCTTCCAGCCCTCGCGCGGGGAGGCGATGTTTCTGATAGCGCTGCGCGATGTTACGCTGGAGCACGAACTGGACGCCGTAAAAGAGGAGTTCTTCAATTCCGTCGCGCACGACCTGCGCGCCCCGTTGCTGGGAATGCAGGGATATATACGGCTGCTGGAAGCCTCCGTCGCCGACCCTAAGGGCAAAGAGATAATCTATTCCATGAAAACCGTCAGTTCCCGCGTTTTCCGGCTGGTGGAGGACATACTGGACGTAGCGCGCATGGAATCAGGAACGTTGCGCCTTAAGTCCGAGAGCTTTGACATAGAGGAGTGCGTCTCCCGCGCGGTCATATCGCTTGCGCCGCTGGTGGCGGAGAAAAAGATAGAGCTTTCCGCCCGGCTGCTGCCTGGCGCGTCCGGGGAGTTTTTCGGCGACGTGCGCATGATGGAGCGCGCGCTGGTGAATTTAATCTCCAACTCGGTCAAATACACGCCGCAGGGCGGGCGGATAACGGTTTCCTACGGCATGTCCGGCGGCATCGGCGAGGTCCGCGTGAAAGACAGCGGCCCCGGCATCCCGCCGGCCAGGATGGGCGAGATTTTCAAGAAATTCCACCGGCTGGACGAAACTCACGGCGGCTACGGCCTGGGCCTTGCCACCGTCAGGAAGATTGTGGAGATGCACGGCGGCCAAATCCGCGCCGGAAACGGCGCAGACGGCGGCGCGGAATTTTCGTTCACAATACCCGGCCAGCCCCCCAAAGACGCGCCCCGGTCCGCCCCCCCGGCCTGA